A region of Anopheles merus strain MAF chromosome 2R, AmerM5.1, whole genome shotgun sequence DNA encodes the following proteins:
- the LOC121590509 gene encoding nudix hydrolase 8, with translation MSRALFVIPQRLLSIVRCNQVSLITRHSSKMSEQPESNIVKGADSWFNKYSAVESSPEGTFKGVKDRFNGITVDSSMETCSPDCFPTVLKRSLDHWIQSKTRGIWFKVHLSAASWIPELVNNGFQFHHAKNSFVMLYRWLPTDESANIPPYSHTMVGVGALVMNERQQVLVVSENYALIAGSWKLPGGYVEPNENFIDAAIREVEEETNIRTRFDSVVSIRHAHGAGFGCSDLYIVMALTPLTEAISKCNREIAKCEWMDVNEYLNHPKVHETNRNFVRTYLEYKRLGVRIDCAEEMHQVLKKRYNVYSVTKVPEVGSSSSSSDSSNSTGTPKL, from the exons ATGAGTAGGGCGCTTTTTGTCATTCCGCAACGCTTGCTATCAATCGTCCGATGTAACCAGGTTTCATTGATAACGCGCCATTCGAGCAAAATGAGCGAACAGCCGGAGAGTAACATTGTGAAGGGTGCTGATAGTTGGTTCAACAA ATACTCGGCGGTAGAAAGTTCTCCCGAGGGCACGTTCAAGGGGGTGAAGGACCGGTTCAATGGCATCACGGTGGACTCGAGCATGGAAACCTGCAGCCCCGACTGTTTTCCAACCGTGCTGAAGC GATCGCTCGACCATTGGATTCAAAGCAAAACCCGTGGCATATGGTTCAAAGTCCATCTGTCCGCCGCCAGCTGGATACCGGAACTAGTTAAT AATGGATTTCAATTCCACCATGCCAAAAATTCGTTTGTGATGCTGTACCGCTGGCTGCCGACGGACGAGTCGGCCAACATTCCACCGTACTCGCACACGATGGTCGGGGTCGGCGCGCTGGTAATGAACGAGCGCCAGCAGGTGCTGGTGGTGAGCGAAAATTACGCCCTCATCGCTGGCTCCTGGAAGCTACCGGGAGGCTATGTGGAACCAA ATGAGAATTTCATCGACGCCGCCATCCgggaggtggaggaggagacGAACATCCGGACGCGGTTCGATTCGGTCGTCTCGATACGGCACGCGCACGGCGCCGGTTTCGGCTGCTCCGATCTGTACATCGTCATGGCGCTGACGCCGCTGACGGAGGCAATTTCCAAGTGCAACCGGGAGATTGCCAAATGCGAATGGATGGATGTGAACGAGTACCTGAACCACCCGAAGGTACACGAAACGAACCGCAACTTTGTGCGCACGTACCTGGAGTACAAGCGGCTCGGTGTGCGCATCGACTGTGCCGAGGAGATGCACCAGGTGCTGAAGAAGCGGTACAACGTGTACTCCGTTACCAAGGTGCCAGAggtgggcagcagcagcagcagcagtgataGCAGTAACAGTACCGGCACGCCGAAATTATAG